In the genome of Limnothrix sp. FACHB-406, one region contains:
- a CDS encoding hydrogenase maturation nickel metallochaperone HypA, producing MHELGITQELVRLALAQAQGAPIRRLGLAVGALSGISTEAIAFCFGPCAMGTALEGAELDITIVPGRARCHHCGRDFPLDDVVGICPHCNSLDWAIEAGQDLILKTLEIIPCA from the coding sequence ATGCACGAACTAGGCATTACTCAGGAACTGGTGCGGTTGGCGCTGGCCCAGGCCCAAGGGGCCCCCATCCGCCGACTGGGTTTGGCCGTGGGGGCCCTGTCGGGCATTTCCACGGAGGCGATCGCCTTTTGTTTTGGCCCCTGCGCCATGGGCACGGCCCTGGAGGGGGCGGAGTTGGACATCACAATCGTGCCTGGCCGGGCCCGCTGCCACCATTGCGGCCGAGATTTCCCCCTGGATGATGTGGTGGGAATTTGCCCCCATTGCAACAGCTTGGATTGGGCGATCGAGGCGGGGCAAGACTTAATTTTAAAAACCTTGGAGATCATCCCATGTGCGTAA
- the hypE gene encoding hydrogenase expression/formation protein HypE, with protein sequence MASSNHPSDSLATPPSNVLEFQQPQHRTRSSDEGYITLAHGSGGRATHNLITDIFLETFHSDALNALDDSARLDLALFMARGDRLAFTTDSFVVDPLFFPGGDIGSLAINGTVNDLAVTGAQPLYLSCGFIIEEGTPIALLRRIAQSMKLAADTARVKVVAGDTKVVPRGKGDQIYINTAGVGVARSNQVPGPRYLQPGDAILLSGPMGDHGTAILLARGDLALEADITSDCQPLHDLAAALCEACPTVRAMRDATRGGVAAVLNEFAQTSRVSMVLEEAALPVRPPVAAACEVLGLDPLHMANEGLLVAVVPGEFAARALMAMQMLPEGREACLVGHVTKADPPVVILQTRFGSERIIEWPMGDPLPRIC encoded by the coding sequence ATGGCTTCTTCTAATCATCCGTCCGATTCCCTCGCCACCCCCCCATCTAACGTGCTCGAGTTTCAACAGCCCCAGCATCGCACCCGATCGAGCGACGAAGGCTACATCACCCTGGCCCACGGCAGCGGCGGCCGGGCCACCCATAACCTGATCACTGACATTTTCCTAGAAACCTTTCACAGCGATGCCCTCAATGCGCTGGATGACAGTGCGCGGCTGGACTTAGCCCTGTTCATGGCCCGGGGCGATCGGTTGGCCTTCACCACCGATTCCTTCGTGGTGGATCCGCTGTTTTTTCCCGGCGGCGACATCGGCAGCCTGGCCATCAATGGCACGGTGAATGATTTGGCCGTGACCGGGGCCCAGCCGCTCTATCTCTCCTGTGGGTTCATCATTGAAGAGGGCACCCCGATCGCCCTGCTACGCCGCATTGCCCAGAGCATGAAACTGGCCGCCGACACGGCCCGCGTCAAGGTGGTGGCCGGCGACACAAAGGTTGTACCTCGGGGCAAAGGTGACCAAATTTATATCAATACCGCTGGGGTGGGCGTGGCGCGATCGAACCAAGTGCCCGGGCCACGCTACCTGCAACCGGGTGATGCCATTCTGCTCAGTGGCCCCATGGGCGACCATGGCACGGCTATTTTGTTAGCCCGAGGAGACTTGGCCCTCGAAGCGGACATCACCAGCGATTGCCAGCCCCTGCATGATCTGGCGGCGGCCCTCTGTGAAGCTTGTCCCACCGTGCGGGCCATGCGCGATGCCACTCGGGGCGGCGTGGCGGCCGTGCTAAATGAATTTGCCCAAACCAGCCGCGTCAGCATGGTGCTCGAAGAGGCGGCGTTGCCCGTGCGGCCGCCCGTGGCCGCCGCCTGCGAAGTGTTGGGTCTCGATCCTTTGCACATGGCCAACGAAGGTCTGTTGGTGGCGGTGGTTCCGGGGGAATTTGCAGCTCGGGCCCTGATGGCCATGCAAATGCTGCCGGAAGGGCGGGAGGCCTGTTTGGTGGGCCATGTGACCAAGGCGGATCCACCAGTGGTGATTTTGCAAACGCGCTTTGGTTCTGAACGAATTATTGAGTGGCCGATGGGCGATCCCTTGCCTCGGATTTGCTAG
- the hypD gene encoding hydrogenase formation protein HypD: protein MKFVTEFRDPASVAGWVREIAHLAQRLDRPVALMEVCGGQTHTIFKHGLEALLPETVELIHGPGCPVCIMPRGRIDDAIALAEQPGMIFATFGDALRVPGARGSLMQAKARGADVRVVYSPLDALTLAQTHPDRPVVFFGLGFETTAPAVAMTILAAARTQQANFSVFCNHVLVVPALEFLLQASGLRLDGFIGPGHVSAVIGTDPYQAVVDRYQKPVVVGGFEPIDLLQSIWMLLLQLVEGRCAVENQYHRLVKPEGNSPALAALAQVFTVREQFEWRGLGSLPRSGLAIAPAFAAFDAEQRYCLPSQASEDSPVCQCGLILQGKLKPWECSAFGRGCTPDHPLGACMVSSEGACAAYYKYGHGGPRSPMAAPRRFAEASARPPLQSELAR from the coding sequence ATGAAGTTTGTGACGGAATTTCGTGATCCCGCGTCGGTGGCAGGGTGGGTGCGGGAAATTGCCCATTTAGCGCAACGGCTCGATCGCCCCGTGGCCCTGATGGAAGTCTGCGGCGGCCAGACCCACACCATCTTTAAACATGGCCTCGAAGCCCTGCTGCCGGAAACCGTGGAGCTGATCCATGGGCCCGGCTGTCCCGTGTGCATCATGCCTCGGGGCCGAATTGACGATGCGATCGCCCTAGCAGAACAACCGGGCATGATCTTTGCCACCTTTGGCGATGCCCTGCGAGTGCCCGGCGCGCGGGGCAGCCTGATGCAGGCCAAGGCCCGAGGAGCCGATGTACGCGTGGTCTATTCGCCCCTCGATGCGCTGACCTTAGCCCAAACCCATCCCGATCGGCCCGTGGTCTTTTTTGGCTTGGGCTTTGAAACCACCGCTCCCGCCGTGGCCATGACCATCCTGGCGGCGGCCCGCACCCAGCAAGCCAACTTCAGCGTCTTCTGCAACCATGTGCTCGTTGTCCCGGCTCTGGAATTTCTGCTCCAGGCCAGCGGCTTGCGTTTGGATGGGTTCATTGGCCCCGGCCATGTGAGCGCCGTGATTGGCACTGATCCCTATCAAGCGGTGGTCGATCGCTATCAGAAACCGGTGGTGGTGGGAGGCTTTGAACCGATCGACCTGCTCCAATCGATTTGGATGTTGCTGTTGCAGTTGGTTGAAGGGCGCTGTGCCGTGGAAAACCAATATCACCGGCTGGTGAAGCCCGAGGGCAACAGTCCAGCCCTGGCCGCCCTGGCCCAGGTATTCACGGTGCGGGAGCAATTTGAGTGGCGCGGTTTGGGATCCTTGCCCCGATCGGGTTTGGCGATCGCTCCGGCCTTTGCGGCCTTTGATGCAGAACAGCGCTATTGCCTACCCAGCCAAGCCAGTGAGGATTCACCCGTTTGCCAATGCGGCCTCATTTTGCAGGGCAAGCTCAAACCCTGGGAATGCAGTGCCTTTGGGCGCGGTTGCACCCCTGACCATCCCCTAGGCGCTTGCATGGTTTCCTCCGAAGGGGCCTGCGCTGCCTATTACAAATACGGTCACGGGGGCCCCCGATCGCCCATGGCTGCACCCCGCAGATTTGCCGAAGCGTCCGCCCGCCCCCCGCTGCAATCAGAATTGGCCCGATAG
- a CDS encoding HypC/HybG/HupF family hydrogenase formation chaperone, with protein MCLAVPGQVVAIVSGDQQLATVDLSGVRRSVSLACLVTPDRPIEQWVGRWVVVHAGFALEELDVAAATETLTWIDRLITPA; from the coding sequence ATGTGTTTAGCGGTTCCGGGCCAAGTGGTGGCCATTGTCAGTGGAGATCAACAGCTAGCCACGGTTGATTTGAGCGGTGTTCGGCGATCGGTCAGCTTGGCCTGTTTGGTCACGCCCGACCGCCCGATCGAGCAGTGGGTGGGGCGCTGGGTGGTGGTTCACGCGGGTTTTGCATTGGAAGAGTTAGATGTGGCCGCAGCCACGGAAACCCTGACTTGGATCGATCGTCTGATAACGCCCGCGTGA